In Aliarcobacter faecis, a genomic segment contains:
- a CDS encoding TniB family NTP-binding protein: protein MNPNLAPQFRKYLEMSDEERIYFIQKDKWIDYPLANKVLLKMQDIFNAPKSIRSRGMLLYGDSNNGKTAILKKFYRDFSKDEYIDEDGDLIHLMPILYVISESSSDESVMFSKILSAMNVPVNHKEKAIKKKEEVIYNLGIMKTKLIIIDEIQNVLQGPYNKMTQLITSLKTLNNTTAIPIILAGTQDAMSAISIDNQTKSRFKPLELPNWNNDENFSRFITTIEAMLPLKKASNLYQNYELLTYLHELSNGCIGEVIDILKDASIYAIRTKSEKITKKEIKEIL from the coding sequence ATGAATCCAAATCTTGCACCACAATTTAGAAAATATTTGGAAATGAGCGATGAAGAAAGAATTTATTTTATTCAAAAAGACAAATGGATAGATTACCCTTTAGCAAACAAAGTTTTATTAAAAATGCAAGATATTTTTAATGCTCCAAAAAGTATTAGAAGCAGAGGTATGCTTTTATATGGAGATAGTAATAATGGTAAAACAGCAATTTTAAAAAAATTTTATAGAGATTTCTCAAAAGATGAATATATAGATGAAGATGGAGATTTAATTCATTTAATGCCTATTTTATATGTAATTTCTGAATCTTCTTCTGATGAGTCAGTAATGTTTAGTAAAATTTTATCTGCGATGAATGTTCCAGTCAATCATAAAGAAAAAGCTATAAAGAAAAAAGAGGAAGTTATCTATAATTTAGGAATAATGAAAACAAAGCTTATTATAATTGATGAAATTCAAAATGTATTACAAGGTCCATACAATAAAATGACTCAACTGATAACATCATTGAAAACTTTGAATAATACAACCGCAATTCCAATAATACTTGCAGGAACTCAAGATGCTATGTCAGCTATATCTATAGATAATCAAACAAAATCTAGATTTAAACCTTTGGAATTACCAAATTGGAATAATGATGAAAATTTTTCAAGATTTATAACTACTATAGAAGCCATGTTACCTTTAAAAAAAGCATCAAATCTTTATCAAAATTATGAACTACTAACATATCTTCATGAACTTTCAAATGGATGTATTGGAGAAGTTATTGATATATTAAAAGATGCTTCTATTTATGCAATTAGAACTAAAAGTGAAAAGATTACAAAAAAAGAGATAAAGGAGATTTTATGA
- a CDS encoding Mu transposase C-terminal domain-containing protein, with protein MNKISLKIGSKVYYENKEYEISNQISTKEILGKEVEFPYEFKVLKIQNLKSKPDTKEIDISLFDKKEWEEANKKYEIIKPFLHDKRNNRNDIEIVANQYNISIPTIYRWIQDYKKTGTTSSLVPNFKNRGGPKQNRLPKEDDAIIKSIIDEYYLNSQKYSIPYIYRIIQEKFHNAQLKPPHINTLRKRIANLSIKDITKKRDLKKVQDTHGMPGKNPRGNFPLELVQIDHTPLDLDLVDEENRESIGRAYLTLGIDVFSRMIMGFYISYEAPSFFNTGQCILNMIMPKDDFLKQQNVNGEWGIYGLPREISTDNAKEFRGLDLTRFCEQYSIQIDWRPVGRSFYGANVERVFRTLSSEVHTLSGTTFANIIHKGNYNSQKNAAMTIGEFEQWFTELVVNVYHKKEHSELGMTPEEKYLEGIFGLGDYPGTGLPPIVEDTKTLRYSLLPSIERTVQKTGITIDHVTYFSEVLRKWIIPQGASKKASSRLFICKRDPRDISKIYFYDPDINKYFEIPYRNIKNPKINLYELRNTIAKIKADKGETHSIDETTLFQTYHRMKKIEENSKIQTKKARRQKSSKKHLDEKLRTQEKIFEKKKNDLDDKKFEQIPLTNIKPDLFTFDLIEED; from the coding sequence ATGAATAAAATATCTTTAAAAATTGGCTCAAAAGTTTATTATGAAAATAAAGAATATGAAATATCAAATCAAATATCTACAAAAGAAATTTTAGGTAAAGAGGTAGAATTTCCTTATGAATTTAAAGTTTTGAAAATACAAAATTTAAAATCAAAACCTGACACCAAAGAAATTGATATTAGTTTATTTGATAAAAAAGAATGGGAAGAAGCTAACAAAAAATATGAAATCATAAAACCTTTTTTACATGATAAAAGAAATAATAGAAATGATATTGAAATAGTTGCAAATCAATATAATATATCAATTCCTACAATATATAGATGGATACAAGATTATAAAAAAACAGGCACAACAAGTTCATTAGTTCCAAATTTTAAAAATAGAGGTGGACCAAAGCAAAATAGATTACCAAAAGAAGATGATGCAATTATAAAATCTATTATCGATGAATATTATTTGAATTCTCAAAAATATTCTATCCCTTATATTTACAGAATTATTCAAGAAAAATTTCATAATGCTCAATTAAAACCACCTCATATAAATACTCTTAGAAAAAGAATCGCTAATTTAAGTATAAAAGATATCACAAAAAAAAGAGATTTAAAAAAAGTTCAAGATACTCATGGAATGCCAGGAAAGAATCCAAGAGGAAATTTTCCTTTAGAACTTGTCCAAATAGACCATACTCCATTGGATTTGGATTTAGTAGATGAAGAAAATAGAGAATCTATTGGAAGAGCTTATCTTACTTTAGGAATTGATGTTTTTAGTAGAATGATAATGGGATTTTATATTTCATATGAAGCTCCTAGCTTTTTTAATACTGGTCAATGTATTTTGAATATGATTATGCCAAAAGATGATTTTTTAAAACAGCAAAATGTTAATGGAGAATGGGGTATTTATGGTTTACCTCGTGAAATATCTACCGATAACGCAAAAGAATTTAGAGGTCTAGATTTAACTAGATTTTGTGAACAATATTCTATTCAAATTGATTGGAGACCCGTAGGTAGAAGCTTCTATGGTGCAAACGTCGAAAGAGTTTTTAGAACATTAAGTAGTGAAGTACATACTTTATCAGGTACAACTTTTGCAAATATTATTCATAAAGGAAATTATAATTCACAAAAAAATGCCGCTATGACTATTGGCGAATTTGAACAATGGTTTACAGAATTAGTTGTTAATGTTTATCATAAAAAAGAACATAGTGAACTAGGTATGACACCTGAAGAAAAATATTTAGAAGGAATTTTTGGATTAGGCGATTATCCTGGTACTGGATTACCTCCAATAGTTGAAGATACAAAAACTTTGCGATACTCATTATTACCTTCTATAGAAAGAACTGTACAAAAAACTGGTATTACAATCGATCACGTTACATATTTTTCTGAAGTTTTACGAAAATGGATAATTCCCCAAGGAGCATCTAAAAAAGCTTCTAGTAGATTATTTATATGCAAAAGAGATCCAAGAGATATTAGTAAAATATATTTTTATGACCCTGATATCAATAAATATTTTGAGATACCATATAGAAATATTAAGAATCCAAAAATTAATCTTTATGAATTAAGAAATACTATTGCAAAAATTAAAGCAGATAAAGGGGAAACTCATTCTATTGATGAAACAACTTTATTCCAAACATATCACAGAATGAAAAAAATTGAAGAAAATTCTAAAATACAAACAAAAAAAGCTAGACGACAAAAAAGTTCAAAAAAACATTTAGATGAAAAATTAAGAACTCAAGAAAAAATATTTGAAAAAAAGAAAAATGATCTAGATGATAAAAAATTTGAACAAATTCCATTAACTAATATAAAACCTGACTTATTTACATTTGATTTAATAGAGGAAGATTAA
- a CDS encoding heteromeric transposase endonuclease subunit TnsA, giving the protein MEINNNKLPKRKAKKTFMSVTGYFPSKKNSRSIFFESMLEKKLFLSLEFDENVLNYLEQPVIIEYTNKNRKTTYCPDCLINYKNSKSKLVEVKYSSELIEKEDELKIKFQQATLYSNENNLIFGIFNETSIDPVALKNMEFLYSFAFNLKDDEKETFIVKTLKSSQYTTITELLSLLSNNKFEQAKFLPSIWKLVFNNIIDINYKTEQIGMNSIIRLKNE; this is encoded by the coding sequence ATGGAAATTAATAATAATAAATTACCAAAAAGAAAAGCAAAGAAAACTTTTATGTCAGTAACTGGGTATTTTCCTAGTAAAAAAAATTCTAGAAGTATATTCTTTGAATCTATGTTAGAAAAAAAACTATTTTTATCATTAGAATTTGATGAAAATGTATTAAATTACCTGGAACAACCTGTAATTATTGAATATACAAATAAAAACAGGAAAACAACTTATTGCCCTGATTGCCTTATCAATTATAAAAATAGTAAATCGAAACTAGTTGAAGTTAAATATAGTAGTGAACTTATAGAAAAAGAAGATGAACTTAAAATAAAATTTCAACAAGCAACACTATATTCAAATGAAAACAACTTAATCTTTGGTATCTTTAATGAAACATCAATTGATCCAGTAGCATTAAAAAATATGGAATTTTTATATTCTTTTGCTTTCAATCTAAAAGATGATGAAAAAGAGACATTTATTGTAAAAACTTTAAAATCTAGTCAATATACAACTATTACCGAATTATTATCTCTTCTTTCAAATAATAAATTTGAACAAGCAAAATTTTTACCATCTATATGGAAACTAGTATTTAATAATATTATAGATATAAATTATAAAACAGAACAAATAGGAATGAACTCTATAATTAGGCTAAAAAATGAATAA
- the trmA gene encoding tRNA (uridine(54)-C5)-methyltransferase TrmA → MNCKYFGTCASCTLYDKTYDEQLNYKIQREKERFSNLTNLDFNIIKSEPKNFRNRAEFRIWWEKDEQGEKDILSFAMNDFNKEILEIDSCSMVNQDIANLMPKILEELQSSMILSFRLFAIEFLVSSTSDILVTLIYHKKLEDDWIKLACELETKLNIKIIGRSRKQKIVLSSDFINETLNIQNQEFHFAYEENGFTQPNTNVNIQMIEWVLQNIPKNNKDLCELYCGGGNFTIPLSKKFNKVLATEISKTSIKSALRNCKLNNIENIENIEFIRMSAEEFVEALEEKRAFNRLKNIDLKSYDFSTIFMDPPRSGLDNTTRNLAKNFENIIYISCNPETLHRDLEELTLTHKIVNFALFDQFAFTEHIESGVVLEKR, encoded by the coding sequence ATGAATTGTAAATATTTTGGAACTTGTGCTTCCTGTACACTATATGATAAAACTTATGATGAGCAACTAAACTATAAAATACAAAGAGAAAAAGAGAGGTTCTCAAATCTTACAAACTTGGATTTTAATATTATAAAAAGTGAACCTAAAAACTTTAGAAATCGTGCAGAGTTTAGAATTTGGTGGGAAAAAGATGAGCAAGGAGAGAAAGATATTTTATCTTTTGCTATGAATGATTTTAACAAAGAGATTTTAGAAATCGACTCTTGCTCTATGGTAAACCAAGATATTGCAAATCTTATGCCAAAAATTTTAGAAGAGTTACAAAGCAGTATGATTCTATCTTTTAGGCTTTTTGCTATTGAATTTTTAGTGAGTTCTACTTCTGATATACTTGTAACTTTAATTTATCACAAAAAATTAGAAGATGACTGGATAAAACTAGCATGTGAGCTAGAAACTAAACTAAATATAAAAATAATTGGAAGAAGTAGAAAACAAAAAATAGTTTTAAGTAGTGATTTTATCAATGAAACTTTAAATATCCAAAACCAAGAATTTCACTTTGCCTATGAAGAAAATGGCTTCACTCAACCAAATACAAATGTAAATATACAGATGATTGAGTGGGTTTTACAAAATATTCCTAAAAATAATAAAGATTTATGTGAGCTATATTGTGGTGGTGGGAATTTTACAATTCCTCTATCAAAAAAATTCAATAAAGTTTTAGCAACAGAAATATCAAAAACCTCTATAAAATCAGCTCTTAGAAATTGTAAACTAAACAATATAGAAAATATAGAAAATATAGAATTTATAAGAATGAGTGCAGAGGAGTTTGTGGAAGCTTTGGAAGAGAAAAGAGCTTTTAATAGATTAAAAAATATAGATTTAAAATCTTATGATTTCTCTACAATATTTATGGATCCACCAAGAAGTGGACTAGATAATACAACAAGAAACTTAGCAAAAAACTTTGAAAATATAATTTATATCTCTTGTAATCCTGAAACTTTGCATAGAGATTTAGAAGAACTGACACTTACTCATAAAATAGTGAATTTTGCTCTTTTTGACCAGTTTGCATTCACTGAACATATAGAAAGTGGTGTGGTATTGGAGAAAAGATAA
- a CDS encoding helicase-related protein, whose protein sequence is MKNSWQEDLKILLNCDLKTLYPLARSLNRRLEFYVGPTNSGKTYNAMKKLKEANSGLYLAPLRLLALEGYEDLKEAKIEASLITGEEQQLSEDAAHICSTIEMLDFDMEVDVAVIDEVQMLEDDDRGWAWVNAIIGVPAKKVIMTGSVNALEAIKKIAQYLGEDLEIVKHKRKNPLIVLEKFTSLDRLEDGTALIAFSRAEVLKLKQRLQKKYSVSVIYGNLSPEVRRDEAKRFRRGESQILIATDAISMGLNLPIKTILFTTDTKFDGVRKRKISVNEIVQIAGRAGRFGLFEAGYLGATRRDILNYIEEEFEAPIKTIKPPFKVKINNSQLESLSMHLKTKSLGKVLNFFALNMKFDGPFEAANLSSMLEASRIVDSKEGLSLEEKYLLAQAPITTKSTIILQAYNSYIASVIKKRVNHYKPSITLPKKAITQKDLLLVEDEVKKISLYLWLSYKLPNLFPDHDKAFILRNSFNSFIEKSLKGTLLSDDSFEERRFERDKGKTKDRNSKKDFSKNKEKSDKKVNPFQKRARKSF, encoded by the coding sequence ATGAAAAATAGTTGGCAAGAAGATTTAAAAATATTATTAAACTGCGATTTAAAAACACTATATCCATTAGCTAGAAGTTTAAATCGAAGATTGGAATTTTATGTAGGACCTACAAATAGTGGAAAAACATACAATGCTATGAAAAAGTTAAAAGAGGCAAATAGTGGACTTTATTTAGCACCTTTGCGACTTTTAGCACTTGAAGGTTATGAGGATTTAAAAGAGGCTAAAATAGAGGCTTCACTTATAACAGGGGAAGAGCAACAATTAAGTGAAGATGCAGCTCATATTTGTTCAACTATTGAGATGTTGGATTTTGATATGGAAGTTGATGTTGCAGTTATTGATGAAGTTCAAATGCTTGAAGATGATGATAGAGGTTGGGCTTGGGTAAATGCTATTATTGGAGTTCCTGCTAAAAAAGTTATTATGACGGGAAGTGTAAATGCTCTTGAAGCTATAAAAAAGATTGCACAATATTTAGGTGAAGATTTAGAAATTGTAAAACATAAAAGAAAAAACCCTTTAATAGTTCTTGAAAAATTTACTAGCCTTGATAGACTTGAAGATGGAACAGCTTTGATAGCTTTTTCGAGGGCAGAAGTTTTAAAACTTAAACAAAGACTTCAAAAAAAATATTCTGTTTCAGTTATCTATGGAAATCTATCACCAGAAGTGCGTCGAGATGAAGCAAAAAGATTTAGAAGAGGTGAAAGCCAAATATTAATAGCAACAGATGCTATTTCTATGGGGTTAAATCTTCCTATTAAAACTATTCTTTTTACAACAGATACAAAGTTTGATGGTGTTAGAAAAAGAAAAATAAGTGTAAATGAGATAGTTCAAATAGCAGGTCGAGCTGGGAGGTTTGGACTTTTTGAAGCAGGATATTTAGGTGCAACAAGAAGAGATATTTTAAATTATATAGAAGAGGAGTTTGAAGCTCCAATAAAAACTATAAAACCACCATTTAAAGTAAAGATAAATAATTCTCAACTTGAAAGCCTTTCTATGCACTTAAAAACAAAATCTTTAGGAAAAGTTTTAAACTTTTTTGCTTTGAATATGAAGTTTGATGGTCCTTTTGAAGCTGCAAATTTATCAAGTATGCTGGAAGCTTCAAGAATAGTAGATAGCAAAGAGGGGTTGAGTTTGGAAGAGAAATATCTCTTAGCTCAAGCTCCAATTACTACAAAATCGACTATTATTTTACAAGCATATAACTCATATATTGCAAGTGTAATTAAAAAAAGAGTAAATCATTATAAACCCTCTATTACTTTACCTAAAAAAGCAATTACACAAAAAGATTTGCTTTTGGTTGAAGATGAAGTTAAAAAAATATCATTGTATCTTTGGCTTTCATATAAACTACCAAATCTTTTCCCTGATCATGATAAAGCTTTTATTTTAAGGAACTCTTTTAACTCTTTTATTGAAAAATCTCTAAAAGGGACTCTTTTAAGTGATGATAGTTTTGAAGAGAGAAGATTTGAAAGAGATAAAGGTAAAACTAAAGATAGAAATAGCAAAAAAGATTTCTCAAAAAATAAAGAGAAAAGCGATAAAAAAGTAAACCCTTTTCAAAAAAGAGCCAGAAAAAGTTTTTAA
- a CDS encoding ankyrin repeat domain-containing protein, with protein MFKFFKVDEESFYKEIFTDKFDSVKLEKAIKKGIDINKQDENGNSLLFLLVSLKKYDAIKLLLNNGVDIYLENKFKKTPLDEACEKSDGAMVRFLLENGYDINAKNSIGRTILQSTAILANEKIFQVLMTYKPDFNIKDSEDKTVLFHAVEGKNLNILRDVVNNVEDINSLDNNYQTALFYAVLKDDPNIAITLINHGINVNFLNKAGENVLFNAIILGELNISLIETLIKKNINLNIIDNKNRNIIDELLYIVDLQANEVKNLEGRYKLISPKRDYLSLALLFIENGLQIDTVDINGKTTLQKEIDNKNFTNADFLIKCGANVNTTDENNRNIIFNEILKGYSNYKMIDFLVARGANVDIKDIDERSVIDIIVELIAVTKNFKKLTPQLATIFKEGEKYDILLKKVLTCKPNINIPRLDGTNVLFDLVLYNDFETLKIIINYGININSQDKSGRTPLAFMVEDGLNIREKKEKDIFLERLVNFLKYRVSVDIQDNEGRTVIHKAVIANDISVVEKLLTKKANLSLKDIHGRTALHHTQWKGNFQIARWLIAAGADINQPDNSGFTILNYAAIFGHAKLIMTLVAAGVLMYNKNVKNRKVAQFFKDREKNLDKMILENSADGYVKSTLESVVENLKKEVNEALA; from the coding sequence GTGTTTAAATTTTTTAAGGTTGATGAAGAATCTTTTTACAAAGAGATATTTACTGATAAATTTGATAGTGTAAAATTAGAAAAAGCTATTAAAAAAGGTATTGATATAAATAAACAAGATGAAAATGGTAATAGTTTACTATTTTTACTTGTATCTTTAAAAAAATATGATGCTATAAAATTACTCTTAAATAATGGTGTTGATATTTATTTAGAAAATAAATTTAAAAAAACTCCATTAGATGAAGCTTGTGAAAAAAGTGATGGTGCAATGGTTCGCTTTTTGCTTGAAAATGGTTATGATATAAATGCTAAAAACTCTATTGGAAGAACTATTTTACAAAGTACAGCTATTTTGGCAAATGAGAAGATTTTTCAAGTTTTAATGACATATAAACCAGATTTCAATATAAAAGATAGTGAGGATAAAACTGTTCTTTTTCATGCTGTTGAAGGTAAAAATCTAAATATTTTAAGAGATGTTGTAAATAATGTTGAAGATATAAATTCATTAGATAATAACTACCAAACAGCACTTTTTTATGCTGTTTTAAAAGATGACCCAAATATTGCAATAACTTTAATAAATCACGGAATAAATGTAAATTTTTTGAATAAAGCTGGAGAAAATGTACTTTTTAATGCAATTATTCTAGGAGAGTTAAATATCTCTCTTATTGAAACTTTGATTAAAAAGAATATAAATCTGAATATTATTGATAATAAAAATAGAAATATTATTGATGAACTTCTATATATAGTTGATTTACAAGCAAATGAAGTAAAAAATTTAGAAGGAAGATATAAACTTATTTCACCAAAAAGGGACTATTTATCTTTAGCGTTATTATTTATTGAAAATGGTTTACAAATTGATACTGTTGATATTAATGGAAAAACAACTTTACAAAAAGAGATAGATAATAAAAATTTTACAAATGCAGATTTTTTAATAAAATGTGGGGCAAATGTAAATACCACAGATGAGAATAATAGAAATATTATTTTTAATGAGATTTTAAAAGGTTATTCAAACTATAAAATGATAGATTTTTTAGTTGCTCGTGGTGCAAATGTTGATATTAAAGATATTGATGAAAGAAGTGTTATTGATATTATTGTTGAGCTAATTGCAGTTACTAAAAACTTCAAAAAACTAACTCCTCAATTAGCAACAATTTTTAAAGAGGGTGAAAAATACGATATTTTACTCAAAAAAGTTCTTACTTGTAAACCAAATATAAATATTCCAAGACTTGATGGAACAAATGTTCTATTCGATTTAGTACTTTATAATGATTTTGAAACTTTGAAAATCATTATAAATTATGGAATAAATATAAATTCTCAAGATAAAAGCGGAAGAACCCCTTTAGCATTTATGGTTGAAGATGGATTAAATATAAGAGAAAAAAAAGAGAAAGATATTTTTTTAGAAAGATTAGTAAACTTTTTAAAATATCGTGTTAGTGTAGATATTCAAGATAATGAAGGTAGAACAGTAATTCACAAAGCTGTTATTGCAAATGATATCTCTGTTGTTGAAAAATTGCTTACAAAAAAAGCAAATTTAAGTTTAAAAGATATTCATGGACGAACAGCACTTCATCACACTCAATGGAAAGGAAATTTTCAAATAGCAAGATGGTTAATTGCTGCTGGAGCTGATATAAATCAGCCAGATAATAGTGGATTTACAATTTTAAATTATGCTGCTATTTTTGGACATGCGAAGCTTATTATGACTTTAGTTGCTGCTGGAGTTTTAATGTATAATAAAAATGTAAAAAATAGAAAAGTAGCACAATTTTTTAAAGATAGAGAGAAAAATCTTGATAAGATGATTTTAGAAAATTCTGCTGATGGATATGTAAAAAGTACTTTAGAATCGGTTGTTGAAAATTTGAAAAAAGAAGTTAATGAAGCTTTAGCTTAA
- the glmU gene encoding bifunctional UDP-N-acetylglucosamine diphosphorylase/glucosamine-1-phosphate N-acetyltransferase GlmU yields the protein MDKKSIIILAAGQGTRMKSELPKVLHKISGKPMLYYSIKEALKLSDDITVVLYHQFEKVKKEMEKYFSNINFVIQDHQNFPGTGGAVMNIVPKYSKVLVLNGDMPLIQASELEKFDLDATIVMSVLELQSADGYGRVIIENGNVKKIVEQKDASIDELAITTANAGIYQFETKFLLENLPKLNNNNNQKEYYITDLVEMAIKEGKILKPIIVNEENFKGVNSKVELADAEVIHQNRIKKEFLKAGVIMRLPDTIYIEEEVQIEGETIIENGVSLLGTSKIINSHIKTNSVIENSLIENSDVGPMARIRPDSKIINTHIGNFVETKKAELRGVKAGHLSYLGDCFIDEGTNIGCGTITCNYDGVNKHQTIIGKNVFVGSDTQFVAPVIIQDDVLIGAGATVTGDIKKGALFVTRAKAKVLDGYFYKHFENKKKS from the coding sequence TTGGATAAAAAATCGATAATTATTTTAGCAGCTGGTCAAGGAACTAGAATGAAATCAGAACTTCCAAAAGTTCTTCATAAAATCTCTGGAAAGCCAATGCTTTATTACTCTATAAAAGAGGCTTTAAAATTAAGTGATGATATTACAGTAGTTCTTTATCATCAGTTTGAAAAAGTTAAAAAAGAGATGGAGAAATATTTTTCAAATATAAATTTTGTAATTCAAGACCACCAAAACTTCCCTGGAACTGGTGGAGCAGTTATGAATATAGTTCCAAAATATTCTAAAGTTTTAGTTTTAAATGGAGATATGCCTTTAATCCAAGCAAGTGAGCTAGAAAAATTTGATTTAGATGCAACAATTGTTATGTCTGTTTTAGAGCTTCAAAGTGCTGATGGTTATGGAAGAGTTATTATAGAAAATGGTAATGTTAAAAAAATAGTTGAACAAAAAGATGCTTCAATAGACGAGTTAGCAATTACAACTGCAAATGCAGGAATTTACCAATTTGAGACAAAATTCTTACTTGAAAATTTACCAAAATTAAATAACAACAATAATCAAAAAGAGTACTATATAACTGATTTAGTAGAGATGGCAATAAAAGAGGGGAAGATTTTAAAACCTATTATTGTAAATGAAGAGAATTTTAAAGGAGTTAATTCAAAAGTAGAGTTAGCTGATGCTGAAGTTATTCATCAAAACAGAATAAAAAAAGAGTTTTTAAAAGCAGGTGTTATTATGCGATTGCCTGATACTATTTATATAGAAGAAGAAGTGCAAATTGAGGGTGAAACTATTATTGAGAATGGTGTTTCACTTTTAGGAACTTCAAAAATTATAAACTCTCATATAAAAACAAATAGTGTTATTGAAAACTCTTTGATAGAAAATAGTGATGTTGGACCAATGGCAAGAATTAGACCTGATAGTAAGATTATAAATACACATATTGGAAACTTTGTTGAGACAAAAAAGGCTGAATTAAGAGGTGTTAAGGCAGGGCATTTAAGCTATTTGGGGGATTGTTTTATAGATGAAGGAACAAATATTGGTTGTGGAACAATAACTTGTAACTATGATGGAGTAAATAAACACCAAACAATTATAGGGAAAAATGTTTTTGTAGGAAGTGATACACAATTTGTTGCACCTGTTATAATTCAAGATGATGTACTTATAGGTGCAGGAGCAACTGTAACAGGTGATATAAAAAAAGGAGCCCTTTTTGTAACTAGAGCAAAAGCAAAAGTTTTAGATGGGTACTTTTATAAACATTTTGAGAATAAGAAAAAATCGTGA
- the coaBC gene encoding bifunctional phosphopantothenoylcysteine decarboxylase/phosphopantothenate--cysteine ligase CoaBC: MILKDKKILVAVTGSIAIYKTLDLIRLYIKAGANVRVVMSEAAKKFINPITFEAISQNKILDETSENWDKSQDYNHIDIGKWADILVIAPISANTINKIASGLADNLLLQIVLAFKKRIILAPAANTNMIENPITKKSLEILQNLGFEILGTQTKELVCKDVGNGAMAEPIDIFHITCKELLKKTYWENRKAILSGGGTIEKIDDVRYISNFSSGKMASSLATALYYLGADVSLVASRGYENSPKNIKTIKANSSLEFQESLEKELKEKSKKKPYLFMVAAVSDYIPSLKVDGKLKKESLGEIWNLELIKNIDILATINKNDIFSIGFKAEMDKEKAKTNAQNMLKNKNLDAVCLNILDEQNSFGSSNNNIELIFEDSSKNFSGDKLLISFDILENLEKKFKAYE; the protein is encoded by the coding sequence GTGATTTTAAAAGATAAAAAAATACTTGTAGCAGTTACTGGCTCAATTGCAATATATAAAACTTTGGATTTAATAAGGCTTTATATAAAAGCAGGGGCAAATGTAAGAGTTGTGATGAGTGAAGCTGCTAAGAAGTTTATAAATCCTATCACTTTTGAAGCAATTAGTCAAAATAAGATTTTAGATGAGACAAGTGAAAATTGGGATAAAAGTCAAGATTATAATCATATAGATATAGGAAAATGGGCAGATATTTTGGTAATTGCACCAATTAGCGCAAATACTATAAATAAAATTGCAAGTGGTTTGGCTGATAATTTGCTTTTACAAATAGTTTTAGCTTTTAAAAAGAGAATTATTTTAGCACCAGCAGCAAATACAAATATGATAGAAAACCCTATTACTAAAAAGAGTCTGGAAATTTTACAAAATTTAGGTTTTGAAATTTTAGGTACTCAAACAAAAGAGTTAGTTTGTAAAGATGTTGGAAATGGTGCAATGGCTGAGCCAATAGATATTTTTCATATTACTTGTAAAGAGCTTTTAAAAAAAACATATTGGGAAAATAGAAAAGCTATTTTAAGTGGTGGTGGAACTATTGAAAAAATAGATGATGTACGATATATATCAAACTTTTCAAGTGGAAAAATGGCTTCAAGTTTAGCAACAGCTTTATACTATTTAGGGGCAGATGTCTCTTTGGTAGCTTCAAGAGGATATGAAAATAGCCCAAAAAATATAAAAACTATAAAAGCAAACTCTAGTTTAGAATTTCAAGAGAGTTTAGAAAAAGAGCTAAAAGAGAAATCTAAGAAAAAACCATATCTTTTTATGGTCGCTGCAGTTAGTGATTATATTCCTAGTTTAAAAGTAGATGGAAAACTAAAAAAAGAGAGTTTAGGAGAGATTTGGAATTTAGAGTTAATCAAAAATATAGATATTTTAGCAACTATCAATAAAAATGATATTTTTTCTATTGGCTTTAAAGCTGAGATGGATAAAGAAAAAGCTAAGACAAATGCACAAAATATGTTAAAAAATAAAAATCTTGATGCAGTTTGCTTAAATATTTTAGATGAACAAAATAGTTTTGGTTCTTCAAATAATAATATAGAGTTAATTTTTGAAGATAGCTCCAAAAATTTTAGTGGAGATAAACTTCTTATCTCATTTGATATTTTAGAAAATTTAGAAAAAAAGTTTAAAGCTTATGAATAG